One genomic window of Oncorhynchus kisutch isolate 150728-3 linkage group LG26, Okis_V2, whole genome shotgun sequence includes the following:
- the LOC109871004 gene encoding glutamate decarboxylase 1-like isoform X1, whose amino-acid sequence MAASAPSSSGGEPDPNSTNLRPPGTSYDAWCGVAHGCTRKLGMKICGFLQKNNNLEEKISSFKERSSKDLLDNSDRDSRFRRTETDFSNLFARDLLPAKNGEEPTMQFLLEVVDILTNYVRKTFDRSTKVLDFHHPHQLLEGMEGFNLELSDQPESLEQILVDCRDTLKYGVRTGHPRFFNQLSTGLDIIGLAGEWLTSTANTNMFTYEIAPVFVLMEQLTLKKMREIIGWPDGEGDGIFSPGGAISNMYSVMTARYKFFPDVKTKGMTAAHRLVLFTSEHSHYSIKKASAALGFGTENLILLSTDERGRVIPADLEAKVIDAKARGCVPMFVNATAGSTVYGAFDPIHEIADICEKYNMWLHVDGAWGGGLLMSRKHRHKLSGVERANSVTWNPHKMMGVPLQCSAILVRERGVLSGCNSMCAGYLFQPDKQYDVSYDTGDKAIQCGRHVDIFKFWLMWKAKGTIGFEHHIDKCLDLSHYLYTKIRDREGYQMVFEGEPQHTNVCFWYLPPGIRDMPDGQERRDRLHKVAPKIKALMMESGTTMVGYQPQGDKVNFFRMVISNPAATRSDIDFLTDEIERLGHDL is encoded by the exons ATGGCGGCGTCTGCACCTTCCTCCTCTGGCGGGGAACCGGATCCCAACTCGACAAATTTACGACCACCAGGCACAA GCTATGACGCTTGGTGTGGAGTTGCTCATGGATGTACTAGAAAATTGGGAATGAAGATATGTG GATTTTTGCAGAAGAACAATAACCTCGAGGAGAAGATTAGTTCCTTCAAGGAAAGATCGTCTAAGGACCTGCTTGATAACAGCGACAGGGATTCCCGTTTCAGACGCACGGAGACGGACTTTTCCAATCTGTTTGCTAGAG ATTTATTACCAGCCAAAAATGGAGAGGAGCCAACCATGCAGTTCTTGTTGGAGGTGGTGGATATTCTCACAAACTACGTCCGGAAGACCTTCGACAGATCCACCAAGGTCCTGGACTTCCACCACCCCCACCAGCTGCTGGAGGGCATGGAGGGCTTCAACCTGGAGCTGTCTGACCAGCCTGAGTCTCTGGAGCAGATCCTGGTGGACTGCAGGGATACCCTTAAATATGGAGTGAGAACAG GTCACCCAAGGTTTTTCAACCAGCTGTCCACTGGTTTAGACATCATTGGGTTGGCAGGAGAATGGCTCACCTCCACTGCAAACACTAACAT GTTCACCTATGAGATCGCTCCAGTCTTTGTGCTCATGGAACAGCTGACGCTGAAGAAGATGAGGGAGATCATTGGCTGGCCTGACGGAGAGGGCGATGGGATATTCTCACCAG GTGGAGCGATTTCCAATATGTACAGTGTGATGACCGCCCGCTACAAGTTCTTCCCTGATGTCAAGACCAAAGGCATGACTGCTGCCCACAGATTGGTGCTCTTCACCTCGGAGCAC AGTCACTACTCTATAAAGAAAGCCAGTGCTGCTCTGGGCTTTGGAACAGAAAACCTGATCCTGTTGAGCACAGATGAGAG AGGGAGAGTCATTCCTGCTGATTTGGAAGCCAAGGTCATCGATGCCAAGGCGCGG GGTTGTGTCCCAATGTTTGTGAATGCTACAGCTGGTTCCACAGTGTATGGAGCGTTCGACCCCATCCATGAGATTGCCGACATCTGTGAGAAATACAACATGTGGCTACATGTTGAT GGTGCATGGGGAGGAGGCCTACTGATGTCCAGGAAGCACAGGCACAAGCTGAGTGGCGTGGAGCG GGCCAACTCAGTCACCTGGAATCCTCACAAGATGATGGGTGTGCCACTGCAGTGCTCTGCCATTCTGGTCAGAGAGAGG GGAGTTTTATCAGGCTGCAACTCGATGTGTGCTGGCTACCTCTTCCAACCTGACAAACAGTACGATGTATCGTACGACACGGGGGACAAGGCCATCCAGTGTGGACGACACGTAGATATCTTCAAATTCTGGCTCATGTGGAAAGCAAAG GGAACAATAGGGTTTGAACACCACATCGACAAGTGCTTGGACCTCTCGCATTATCTCTATACTAAAATCAGGGACCGTGAGGGCTATCAGATGGTGTTCGAGGGAGAG CCCCAGCACACGAATGTCTGCTTCTGGTACCTTCCGCCAGGCATTCGTGATATGCCCGATGGTCAAGAGAGGCGGGACAGGTTGCATAAG GTGGCCCCCAAGATCAAGGCGTTGATGATGGAGTCTGGAACTACCATGGTGGGCTACCAGCCTCAGGGAGACAAGGTTAACTTCTTCCGCATGGTCATCTCCAATCCTGCCGCCACCAGGTCAGATATCGACTTCTTGACCGATGAGATTGAGAGACTGGGGCATGACTTGTAA
- the LOC109871004 gene encoding glutamate decarboxylase 1-like isoform X2, translating to MAASAPSSSGGEPDPNSTNLRPPGTRFLQKNNNLEEKISSFKERSSKDLLDNSDRDSRFRRTETDFSNLFARDLLPAKNGEEPTMQFLLEVVDILTNYVRKTFDRSTKVLDFHHPHQLLEGMEGFNLELSDQPESLEQILVDCRDTLKYGVRTGHPRFFNQLSTGLDIIGLAGEWLTSTANTNMFTYEIAPVFVLMEQLTLKKMREIIGWPDGEGDGIFSPGGAISNMYSVMTARYKFFPDVKTKGMTAAHRLVLFTSEHSHYSIKKASAALGFGTENLILLSTDERGRVIPADLEAKVIDAKARGCVPMFVNATAGSTVYGAFDPIHEIADICEKYNMWLHVDGAWGGGLLMSRKHRHKLSGVERANSVTWNPHKMMGVPLQCSAILVRERGVLSGCNSMCAGYLFQPDKQYDVSYDTGDKAIQCGRHVDIFKFWLMWKAKGTIGFEHHIDKCLDLSHYLYTKIRDREGYQMVFEGEPQHTNVCFWYLPPGIRDMPDGQERRDRLHKVAPKIKALMMESGTTMVGYQPQGDKVNFFRMVISNPAATRSDIDFLTDEIERLGHDL from the exons ATGGCGGCGTCTGCACCTTCCTCCTCTGGCGGGGAACCGGATCCCAACTCGACAAATTTACGACCACCAGGCACAA GATTTTTGCAGAAGAACAATAACCTCGAGGAGAAGATTAGTTCCTTCAAGGAAAGATCGTCTAAGGACCTGCTTGATAACAGCGACAGGGATTCCCGTTTCAGACGCACGGAGACGGACTTTTCCAATCTGTTTGCTAGAG ATTTATTACCAGCCAAAAATGGAGAGGAGCCAACCATGCAGTTCTTGTTGGAGGTGGTGGATATTCTCACAAACTACGTCCGGAAGACCTTCGACAGATCCACCAAGGTCCTGGACTTCCACCACCCCCACCAGCTGCTGGAGGGCATGGAGGGCTTCAACCTGGAGCTGTCTGACCAGCCTGAGTCTCTGGAGCAGATCCTGGTGGACTGCAGGGATACCCTTAAATATGGAGTGAGAACAG GTCACCCAAGGTTTTTCAACCAGCTGTCCACTGGTTTAGACATCATTGGGTTGGCAGGAGAATGGCTCACCTCCACTGCAAACACTAACAT GTTCACCTATGAGATCGCTCCAGTCTTTGTGCTCATGGAACAGCTGACGCTGAAGAAGATGAGGGAGATCATTGGCTGGCCTGACGGAGAGGGCGATGGGATATTCTCACCAG GTGGAGCGATTTCCAATATGTACAGTGTGATGACCGCCCGCTACAAGTTCTTCCCTGATGTCAAGACCAAAGGCATGACTGCTGCCCACAGATTGGTGCTCTTCACCTCGGAGCAC AGTCACTACTCTATAAAGAAAGCCAGTGCTGCTCTGGGCTTTGGAACAGAAAACCTGATCCTGTTGAGCACAGATGAGAG AGGGAGAGTCATTCCTGCTGATTTGGAAGCCAAGGTCATCGATGCCAAGGCGCGG GGTTGTGTCCCAATGTTTGTGAATGCTACAGCTGGTTCCACAGTGTATGGAGCGTTCGACCCCATCCATGAGATTGCCGACATCTGTGAGAAATACAACATGTGGCTACATGTTGAT GGTGCATGGGGAGGAGGCCTACTGATGTCCAGGAAGCACAGGCACAAGCTGAGTGGCGTGGAGCG GGCCAACTCAGTCACCTGGAATCCTCACAAGATGATGGGTGTGCCACTGCAGTGCTCTGCCATTCTGGTCAGAGAGAGG GGAGTTTTATCAGGCTGCAACTCGATGTGTGCTGGCTACCTCTTCCAACCTGACAAACAGTACGATGTATCGTACGACACGGGGGACAAGGCCATCCAGTGTGGACGACACGTAGATATCTTCAAATTCTGGCTCATGTGGAAAGCAAAG GGAACAATAGGGTTTGAACACCACATCGACAAGTGCTTGGACCTCTCGCATTATCTCTATACTAAAATCAGGGACCGTGAGGGCTATCAGATGGTGTTCGAGGGAGAG CCCCAGCACACGAATGTCTGCTTCTGGTACCTTCCGCCAGGCATTCGTGATATGCCCGATGGTCAAGAGAGGCGGGACAGGTTGCATAAG GTGGCCCCCAAGATCAAGGCGTTGATGATGGAGTCTGGAACTACCATGGTGGGCTACCAGCCTCAGGGAGACAAGGTTAACTTCTTCCGCATGGTCATCTCCAATCCTGCCGCCACCAGGTCAGATATCGACTTCTTGACCGATGAGATTGAGAGACTGGGGCATGACTTGTAA